One Ferrovum sp. PN-J185 genomic region harbors:
- the atpD gene encoding F0F1 ATP synthase subunit beta, with translation MNQGKIVQCIGAVIDVEFAHDQMPAIYDALIMDGSELTLEVQQQLGDGIVRTIALGSSDGLRRGMIVKNTGAPISVPVGPQTLGRIMDVLGRPIDEAGPVTTEKKSSIHRKAPAYEDLSPSQELLETGIKVIDLICPFAKGGKVGLFGGAGVGKTVNMMELINNIAKEHGGYSVFAGVGERTREGNDFYHEMKDSNVLDKVALVYGQMNEPPGNRLRVALTGLTMAEYFRDEGRDVLFFVDNIYRYTLAGTEVSALLGRMPSAVGYQPTLAEEMGRLQERITSTKVGSITSVQAVYVPADDLTDPSPATTFLHLDSTVVLSRDIASLGIYPAVDPLDSTSRQLDPLVVGEDHYNTARAVQATLQRYKELRDIIAILGMDELSPEDKLVVARARKIQRFLSQPFNVAEVFTGAPGKYVPLAETIKGFKGIVNGDYDSLPEQAFYMVGTIEEAVEKAKTMQ, from the coding sequence ATGAACCAAGGAAAAATCGTCCAATGTATCGGTGCAGTGATTGACGTCGAGTTTGCACATGATCAAATGCCGGCAATCTATGATGCTTTAATCATGGATGGTAGTGAGCTTACCTTAGAAGTTCAGCAACAGTTAGGTGATGGTATTGTTAGAACTATTGCCTTAGGATCCTCTGATGGTTTAAGAAGAGGCATGATTGTTAAGAATACCGGCGCCCCTATCTCTGTACCAGTGGGTCCGCAAACCTTAGGGCGTATCATGGATGTATTAGGTCGCCCAATTGACGAGGCCGGTCCTGTTACCACTGAGAAAAAATCATCTATCCACCGTAAGGCACCTGCTTACGAAGATCTATCCCCGAGTCAAGAGTTGTTAGAGACAGGAATTAAAGTGATTGACTTAATCTGTCCCTTTGCTAAGGGTGGTAAGGTTGGTCTATTCGGTGGTGCGGGTGTAGGTAAAACCGTTAACATGATGGAATTGATTAATAACATCGCTAAAGAACACGGTGGTTATTCAGTGTTCGCTGGTGTGGGCGAGCGTACTCGTGAGGGTAATGACTTTTACCATGAGATGAAAGACTCCAACGTTTTAGATAAAGTGGCTTTAGTTTATGGACAGATGAATGAGCCACCTGGTAACCGTTTACGTGTGGCCTTAACAGGTCTTACTATGGCTGAGTATTTCCGTGATGAAGGGCGTGATGTATTGTTCTTCGTTGATAATATTTATCGTTATACTCTAGCCGGTACTGAAGTATCTGCGTTACTTGGACGTATGCCTTCTGCGGTGGGCTACCAGCCCACTTTGGCTGAGGAAATGGGCCGTCTGCAAGAACGTATTACTTCAACCAAAGTGGGATCAATTACCTCTGTACAAGCAGTGTATGTGCCTGCAGATGACTTAACCGATCCGTCACCTGCAACTACCTTCTTGCACTTAGATTCAACTGTTGTGTTATCACGTGATATTGCCTCATTAGGTATTTACCCTGCGGTAGATCCACTTGATTCAACCTCACGTCAGTTAGATCCATTGGTCGTGGGTGAAGATCACTACAATACAGCACGCGCAGTTCAAGCAACATTGCAACGTTACAAAGAGTTGCGTGACATCATCGCTATTTTAGGTATGGATGAATTGTCTCCCGAAGACAAGCTAGTCGTAGCTCGTGCACGTAAGATTCAACGTTTCTTATCACAGCCTTTTAACGTAGCTGAAGTGTTTACTGGAGCACCTGGTAAATATGTTCCCTTGGCTGAGACCATTAAAGGCTTTAAGGGAATCGTTAATGGCGATTATGACTCCTTACCAGAACAGGCATTCTATATGGTAGGAACCATTGAAGAAGCAGTTGAAAAAGCCAAAACAATGCAATAA
- the atpG gene encoding F0F1 ATP synthase subunit gamma, translating into MAGSKEIRMKIKSVQNTRKITKAMEMVAASKMRKAQDRMRATRPYGEKIRQVAAHLSTAHPEYQHPYLVQREKVKSVGFILVSSDKGLCGGLNTNVLRQLTQAMKKWENQGASIELVTIGNKGLSFMQRMGGNVIAQVTQLGDTPHLEKLIGPVKVMLDRYTNGEIDAVYIAYNRFINTMKQEPTIEPLLPLAKGELKENENQVNSAAWDYIYEPDPKAVIDELMVRYVEALVYQAVTENIASEQSARMVAMKAASDNAGNVIGELQLIYNKSRQAAITKELSEIVGGAAAV; encoded by the coding sequence ATGGCAGGTTCTAAAGAAATTAGGATGAAGATCAAAAGCGTACAAAATACGCGTAAGATCACTAAAGCCATGGAAATGGTGGCTGCCAGTAAAATGCGTAAAGCTCAAGATCGCATGCGAGCAACACGTCCTTATGGCGAAAAAATTCGTCAAGTGGCAGCCCATTTATCGACAGCACATCCTGAGTACCAACATCCTTATTTGGTACAACGTGAAAAAGTTAAGTCAGTAGGTTTTATTTTAGTTAGCTCTGATAAAGGCTTGTGCGGTGGTTTAAATACTAACGTATTAAGACAACTTACCCAAGCAATGAAAAAGTGGGAAAACCAAGGTGCTAGCATTGAGCTCGTTACTATTGGTAATAAGGGCTTAAGTTTTATGCAGCGCATGGGTGGTAATGTAATAGCTCAAGTCACTCAGTTAGGTGATACCCCTCATTTGGAAAAACTAATTGGTCCAGTAAAGGTAATGTTGGATCGTTATACCAATGGGGAAATTGATGCGGTTTATATTGCATACAACCGTTTCATTAATACCATGAAACAAGAACCTACCATTGAGCCGTTATTGCCGCTTGCTAAAGGTGAGTTAAAAGAAAACGAGAATCAAGTAAATAGTGCTGCGTGGGATTATATTTATGAACCTGATCCTAAAGCAGTGATTGATGAATTAATGGTGCGCTATGTTGAGGCGCTTGTTTATCAAGCAGTAACAGAAAATATTGCTTCTGAACAAAGTGCTCGTATGGTAGCCATGAAAGCAGCATCTGACAATGCAGGTAATGTGATTGGTGAGTTGCAATTGATTTATAACAAATCAAGACAAGCGGCAATTACTAAAGAGTTATCTGAAATTGTCGGTGGTGCAGCAGCAGTTTAA
- the atpA gene encoding F0F1 ATP synthase subunit alpha → MQLNPSEISELIKAKIKDLPVSAEARTQGTVVSVTDGIVRVHGLTDVMQGEMLEFPKNTFGLALNLERDSVGAVILGEYEHISEGDQVTCTGRILEVPVGPELIGRVVDALGKPIDGKGPINAKNTSPVEKIAPGVIWRKSVTQPVQTGLKSIDSMVPIGRGQRELIIGDRQTGKTAVAIDTIINQKGQDMICIYVAIGQKASSIVNVVRKLEEHGAMDYTIVVAATASDSAAMQFIAPYAGCAMGEYFRDRGQDALIIYDDLTKQAWAYRQISLLLRRPPGREAYPGDVFYLHSRLLERAARVSEEYVEKFTNGEVKGKTGSLTALPIIETQAGDVTAFVPTNVISITDGQIFLETDLFNAGIRPAINAGISVSRVGGAAQTKVIKKLGGGIRLALAQYRELAAFAQFASDLDDTTRKQLERGRMVTELMKQVQYATLSVSEMAVTLYAVNSGHYDDVEVKRALAFEAGLKAYLKDKYAGLMNKIETTKDMDKDAEKELEAAIQDFKKNGVY, encoded by the coding sequence ATGCAGTTAAACCCATCTGAAATTAGTGAACTGATTAAAGCAAAAATAAAAGATTTGCCTGTATCAGCAGAAGCAAGAACACAAGGTACAGTTGTATCCGTGACTGACGGTATCGTTAGAGTTCACGGGTTAACAGACGTTATGCAGGGTGAAATGCTTGAGTTTCCCAAAAATACATTTGGGCTAGCTCTCAACCTTGAGCGTGACTCAGTTGGTGCGGTTATATTAGGTGAGTATGAACATATCAGTGAAGGCGATCAAGTTACCTGTACTGGTAGAATTTTAGAAGTACCTGTTGGCCCTGAATTAATTGGTCGTGTCGTTGATGCTTTGGGTAAACCCATTGACGGCAAAGGCCCAATTAACGCCAAAAATACTTCTCCAGTTGAAAAAATTGCACCAGGCGTTATTTGGAGAAAATCAGTTACTCAGCCTGTACAGACAGGGCTGAAATCAATTGACTCAATGGTACCAATTGGCCGTGGACAACGTGAATTGATTATTGGCGACCGTCAAACAGGGAAAACAGCCGTAGCAATTGACACCATCATTAACCAAAAAGGCCAAGACATGATTTGTATCTATGTCGCCATTGGTCAAAAAGCTTCATCAATTGTTAATGTGGTAAGAAAATTAGAAGAGCATGGTGCGATGGACTACACCATTGTGGTTGCTGCAACAGCCTCTGACTCAGCTGCTATGCAATTTATTGCACCTTATGCAGGTTGTGCGATGGGTGAATACTTCCGTGATCGCGGACAAGATGCGTTAATTATTTATGATGACTTAACCAAACAAGCTTGGGCTTATCGTCAAATTTCTCTACTATTACGTCGTCCACCTGGTCGTGAAGCTTATCCTGGTGACGTATTCTATTTACATTCCCGTTTACTAGAACGTGCTGCTCGTGTTAGTGAAGAATACGTTGAGAAATTCACCAATGGTGAAGTAAAGGGTAAGACAGGTTCACTCACTGCTTTACCTATCATTGAAACGCAAGCAGGTGATGTTACCGCTTTCGTTCCAACCAACGTAATTTCTATTACGGATGGTCAGATTTTCTTGGAAACAGATTTATTTAATGCTGGTATTCGCCCTGCCATTAACGCTGGTATTTCGGTATCACGTGTGGGTGGTGCAGCACAAACCAAGGTTATTAAGAAGTTGGGGGGTGGTATTCGTCTAGCGCTTGCCCAGTACCGTGAGTTGGCTGCATTTGCACAGTTTGCTTCTGATTTAGATGACACCACACGTAAACAACTTGAGCGTGGTCGTATGGTAACAGAGCTTATGAAACAGGTTCAGTACGCAACTTTATCTGTTTCAGAGATGGCGGTAACACTGTATGCAGTAAATAGCGGTCATTACGACGATGTGGAAGTTAAACGTGCATTGGCATTTGAAGCTGGCTTAAAAGCCTACTTGAAAGACAAGTACGCAGGTTTGATGAACAAGATTGAAACCACTAAAGACATGGATAAGGATGCTGAAAAAGAATTGGAAGCAGCTATTCAGGACTTTAAAAAGAATGGTGTGTATTAA